A region from the Drosophila ananassae strain 14024-0371.13 chromosome 2L, ASM1763931v2, whole genome shotgun sequence genome encodes:
- the LOC6499407 gene encoding glycine-rich cell wall structural protein 1.8 isoform X2: protein MKRATGGGGGAGGRPGPYDIRDRGANRGGNDFGGGRNDWGNNGNFGVGANNMLGFNNLPSLMNSGNFGNNPGNTGNFGNNSGPSNFGNFGNGGGGGNNSNFGGNGGGNSGNFGNFGNNGGGGNFGNNNGGGGFNSGNNFGSPGGGNNFGNNGGSNFGGNNGGGFNNGGNNFGSGSGGGNFGPIGGGRNNNSGNFGGGNSGFGNFGGNNNGNGNSNFGGNNGGGGFNNGSNFGGGNSMGGGNFGPIGGGRNNDIEHYTIHMRGLPYTSFENDVFKFFEPIRPANVRINYNKKGLHSGTADAYFDTYEDSQMAMKRHREQMGSRYIELFYDGKTRGGSNGNNGGGGGGLGNNGGGNGGGGGGGGGGNFSRRI from the exons ATGAAGCGTGCCACTGGCGGCGGCGGAGGGGCTGGCGGACGCCCAGGGCCGTATGATATTCGAGATCGTGGCGCCAATCGTGGAGGCAATGACTTCGGCGGAGGTCGCAATG ATTGGGGAAACAATGGAAACTTTGGTGTTGGCGCCAACAACATGTTGGGCTTCAACAATCTGCCCAGCTTGATGAACTCTGGAAACTTTGGTAATAACCCGGGAAATACCGGAAATTTCGGAAACAACTCTGGACCCAGTAATTTCGGCAACTTTGGAAACGGCGGAGGTGGCGGAAATAACTCCAACTTCGGTGGAAACGGCGGCGGGAACAGTGGGAACTTTGGAAACTTCGGCAACAACGGTGGCGGAGGAAACTTCGGCAACAATAATGGCGGCGGAGGCTTCAACAGCGGAAATAACTTTGGATCTCCCGGAGGCGGTAACAACTTTGGCAATAACGGAGGTTCCAATTTCGGAGGCAACAATGGCGGCGGCTTCAATAATGGTGGCAACAATTTCGGCTCCGGATCTGGAGGCGGCAATTTTGGACCCATTGGAGGCGGTCGTAATAACAACAGCGGCAACTTTGGTGGTGGCAATTCTGGGTTTGGAAACTTTGGTGGCAACAataacggaaacggaaactcGAACTTCGGTGGCAACAATGGTGGCGGAGGCTTCAATAATGGCTCCAATTTCGGAGGCGGTAACTCTATGGGAGGTGGAAACTTCGGTCCCATAGGTGGAGGACGCAATAATGATATCGAACATTATACAATCCATATGCGAGGACTGCCGTACACCTCGTTCGAAAATGATGTTTTCAAG TTCTTCGAGCCCATTAGACCCGCTAATGTGCGCataaattacaacaaaaaGGGCCTGCACAGCGGAACTGCTGATGCCTACTTTGACACCTATGAAGACTCCCAAATGGCCATGAAGCGCCACCGCGAACAGATGGGATCACGTTACATTGAGCTGTTCTACGACGGCAAGACCCGGGGAGGTTCCAATGGAAACAATGGTGGAGGCGGCGGTGGCTTGGGTAACAATGGCGGGGGCAacggcggtggtggtggcggcggcggcggcggaaaCTTTTCGCGTCGTATCTAA
- the LOC6499407 gene encoding heterogeneous nuclear ribonucleoprotein H3 isoform X1 — translation MANADMQYNYGQQDNGNDYDDSNQQQDNDDEHCDYGDNMKNSKIENVGESPKFIRLRGLPWSATHKEILDFLENVNVTNGSQGIHLVTSRVDGKNTGEAYVEVSTQEDVEEARKLNKASMGHRYIEVFTATPKEAKEAMRKISGHGNAFVVKLRGLPYAVTEQQIEEFFSGLEIKTDREGILFVMDRRGRATGEAFVQFESQDDTEQALGRNREKIGHRYIEIFRSSIAEMKRATGGGGGAGGRPGPYDIRDRGANRGGNDFGGGRNDWGNNGNFGVGANNMLGFNNLPSLMNSGNFGNNPGNTGNFGNNSGPSNFGNFGNGGGGGNNSNFGGNGGGNSGNFGNFGNNGGGGNFGNNNGGGGFNSGNNFGSPGGGNNFGNNGGSNFGGNNGGGFNNGGNNFGSGSGGGNFGPIGGGRNNNSGNFGGGNSGFGNFGGNNNGNGNSNFGGNNGGGGFNNGSNFGGGNSMGGGNFGPIGGGRNNDIEHYTIHMRGLPYTSFENDVFKFFEPIRPANVRINYNKKGLHSGTADAYFDTYEDSQMAMKRHREQMGSRYIELFYDGKTRGGSNGNNGGGGGGLGNNGGGNGGGGGGGGGGNFSRRI, via the exons ATGGCTAACGCTGACATGCAGTACAACTACGGCCAGCAGGACAATGGCAACGATTACGACGACAGCAACCAGCAGCAGGATAACGATGACGAGCACTGCGACTATGGTGACAATATGAAGAACTCGAAGATCGAGAATGTGGGCGAGAGCCCCAAGTTCATTCGACTTCGCGGCTTACCCTGGTCGGCGACCCACAAGGAAATTCTCGACTTCCTGGAAAACGTAAACGTGACTAATGGTTCACAGGGCATCCACCTGGTCACAAGTCGCGTGGATGGCAAGAACACTGGCGAGGCTTATGTCGAGGTGTCCACCCAGGAGGACGTCGAGGAGGCTCGCAAGTTAAACAAAGCCAGTATGGGCCACCGCTACATTGAGG TTTTCACTGCCACTCCTAAGGAGGCAAAGGAAGCCATGCGGAAGATTAGCGGTCATGGTAATGCCTTCGTCGTAAAGCTTCGTGGCTTGCCATATGCCGTAACCGAGCAACAAATCGAGGAGTTCTTCTCTG GGTTGGAAATCAAAACGGATCGGGAGGGCATACTTTTTGTTATGGACAGAAGGGGTCGTGCAACTGGGGAAGCTTTCGTTCAGTTTGAAAGCCAGGATGACACTGAGCAAGCCTTGGGCCGAAATCGGGAAAAAATTGGGCACAG GTATATTGAGATATTCCGCAGCTCTATTGCTGAAATGAAGCGTGCCACTGGCGGCGGCGGAGGGGCTGGCGGACGCCCAGGGCCGTATGATATTCGAGATCGTGGCGCCAATCGTGGAGGCAATGACTTCGGCGGAGGTCGCAATG ATTGGGGAAACAATGGAAACTTTGGTGTTGGCGCCAACAACATGTTGGGCTTCAACAATCTGCCCAGCTTGATGAACTCTGGAAACTTTGGTAATAACCCGGGAAATACCGGAAATTTCGGAAACAACTCTGGACCCAGTAATTTCGGCAACTTTGGAAACGGCGGAGGTGGCGGAAATAACTCCAACTTCGGTGGAAACGGCGGCGGGAACAGTGGGAACTTTGGAAACTTCGGCAACAACGGTGGCGGAGGAAACTTCGGCAACAATAATGGCGGCGGAGGCTTCAACAGCGGAAATAACTTTGGATCTCCCGGAGGCGGTAACAACTTTGGCAATAACGGAGGTTCCAATTTCGGAGGCAACAATGGCGGCGGCTTCAATAATGGTGGCAACAATTTCGGCTCCGGATCTGGAGGCGGCAATTTTGGACCCATTGGAGGCGGTCGTAATAACAACAGCGGCAACTTTGGTGGTGGCAATTCTGGGTTTGGAAACTTTGGTGGCAACAataacggaaacggaaactcGAACTTCGGTGGCAACAATGGTGGCGGAGGCTTCAATAATGGCTCCAATTTCGGAGGCGGTAACTCTATGGGAGGTGGAAACTTCGGTCCCATAGGTGGAGGACGCAATAATGATATCGAACATTATACAATCCATATGCGAGGACTGCCGTACACCTCGTTCGAAAATGATGTTTTCAAG TTCTTCGAGCCCATTAGACCCGCTAATGTGCGCataaattacaacaaaaaGGGCCTGCACAGCGGAACTGCTGATGCCTACTTTGACACCTATGAAGACTCCCAAATGGCCATGAAGCGCCACCGCGAACAGATGGGATCACGTTACATTGAGCTGTTCTACGACGGCAAGACCCGGGGAGGTTCCAATGGAAACAATGGTGGAGGCGGCGGTGGCTTGGGTAACAATGGCGGGGGCAacggcggtggtggtggcggcggcggcggcggaaaCTTTTCGCGTCGTATCTAA